A single window of Candidatus Zixiibacteriota bacterium DNA harbors:
- a CDS encoding NADH-quinone oxidoreductase subunit N, with product MPDYVTFLTVDFRLIGPEIALLLASFVVMLTAFTRRAHTIAPVAAIIGLAVALALSIQQWNNQHSGFAGMVTSDNFGIIFRIIFSAGSLLSLLIAYKFLNVKRIDKPEFYALLLVSTIGMMVMANTTNLIVMFLGLEIMSVPLYIMAALNRRSLESNEAGIKYFIMGAFATAFLLMGIAFVFGAAESTDLRQISSDLSFILARRGAYMLVGAALILIGFAFKVAAVPFHTWVPDVYQGAPTPITAFFSVGPKAAGFAVILRIFNFGFADMEPLTDVFWVLAVLTMTVGNMLALRQNNIKRMLAYSSIAHAGYILVAVAVGGSDAISAAIFYLVAYTLFNLGAFAVISLLETRTGTKSEFSELTGLAKRHPYLAASLALFMFALSGFPPTIGFFGKFYIFSAAVKSGFIWLAVIGVLNSFVSVYYYLRVVKTSYFDEFEGQFAPVALSPSITIVILVTLAGTFGFGFFPEQLLKLSQAAIFTFL from the coding sequence ATGCCTGATTACGTTACATTTCTCACAGTCGATTTTCGCCTGATTGGACCTGAAATAGCGCTCCTGCTGGCTTCGTTCGTGGTGATGCTGACTGCATTCACCCGACGCGCTCACACTATTGCGCCGGTGGCTGCAATAATCGGACTGGCGGTCGCGCTGGCATTGTCTATCCAGCAATGGAACAATCAGCATTCCGGTTTTGCTGGGATGGTCACAAGTGATAATTTCGGCATCATTTTTAGAATTATCTTTTCGGCCGGATCGCTTTTGTCGCTCTTGATCGCCTACAAATTTCTCAATGTGAAGCGCATCGATAAACCTGAATTTTACGCCTTGCTCTTGGTCTCAACCATCGGCATGATGGTCATGGCCAACACCACCAATCTTATCGTTATGTTCCTCGGGCTCGAAATAATGTCTGTTCCGCTCTACATCATGGCCGCTCTCAACCGACGCTCGCTTGAATCCAACGAAGCCGGCATTAAATATTTTATTATGGGAGCCTTTGCCACTGCATTCCTGCTGATGGGGATTGCCTTTGTTTTCGGCGCGGCGGAATCGACAGACCTTCGCCAAATCAGCTCCGACTTGAGCTTTATTCTTGCCCGTCGCGGGGCATATATGCTTGTCGGTGCCGCGCTAATTCTCATAGGCTTTGCCTTCAAAGTCGCCGCTGTCCCTTTCCACACCTGGGTGCCCGATGTCTACCAAGGCGCTCCCACACCGATTACGGCATTTTTCTCTGTGGGTCCGAAAGCTGCCGGGTTTGCCGTAATTTTGCGAATTTTCAACTTTGGCTTTGCGGATATGGAACCGCTTACTGACGTCTTTTGGGTGCTTGCCGTGTTGACTATGACGGTTGGAAATATGCTCGCTTTGCGTCAGAATAACATCAAACGCATGCTTGCCTATTCCTCGATAGCCCATGCTGGTTATATTCTCGTAGCGGTGGCTGTGGGAGGATCAGACGCAATCTCGGCCGCCATTTTCTATCTCGTGGCATACACGCTTTTCAACCTTGGCGCGTTCGCTGTCATCTCACTGCTTGAGACGCGAACCGGGACAAAATCAGAATTTTCGGAACTGACCGGCCTTGCCAAAAGACATCCATATCTTGCGGCATCGCTTGCGCTCTTCATGTTTGCGTTGTCTGGTTTTCCGCCGACCATTGGTTTTTTCGGCAAATTCTATATCTTCTCTGCAGCGGTTAAATCAGGCTTTATCTGGCTTGCCGTAATTGGTGTACTGAACTCGTTTGTTTCGGTCTACTATTATTTGCGGGTTGTTAAAACGAGTTATTTTGATGAGTTCGAGGGCCAGTTCGCGCCAGTCGCGTTGAGTCCGTCGATTACGATAGTGATTTTGGTGACGTTAGCCGGAACTTTTGGATTCGGATTTTTCCCTGAGCAACTTCTGAAGCTCTCCCAGGCCGCAATCTTCACATTCCTGTAG
- the purF gene encoding amidophosphoribosyltransferase, with translation MLDSMVHDKCGVFGILGNPRAAELTYLGLYALQHRGQESAGIVTSDKGAIHIHKGMGQVADVLSKKEVLERLTGDIAVGHTRYSTTGASSIINIQPFLITNRSSSLAIAHNGNLTNDVELRQKLDENGSIFQTTSDTEIILHLAAVSRKKSRMERICEALQKVEGAFSLLILTENSLIAARDPNGFRPLALGKFRDAYVVASETCAFDIIDAQYIRDIEPGEVLEITHEGLQSHFPMKKAEPSACIFEFIYFARPDSKIFGENVDKVRRRLGRQLAKEHPVDADIVIGIPDSANTATLGYSEESGIPFELGLIRNHYVGRTFIDPHQKIRDLDVRVKFNPVKGVLKDKRVIVIDDSIVRGTTSKKLVSMIREAGAKEIHFRVSSPPIISPCYFGIDMPSKSELIGANMSIDEIEKYLGVDSLRYLSLEGMLSMPSLPNTSFCHGCFSGNYPAPIPKINGKHRLE, from the coding sequence ATTATACGCGCTTCAACATCGCGGACAGGAATCAGCGGGGATTGTCACCTCGGATAAGGGGGCCATCCATATCCACAAAGGGATGGGACAAGTCGCCGATGTCCTCTCAAAGAAAGAAGTCCTCGAAAGACTGACCGGCGATATTGCGGTCGGCCATACCCGTTATAGCACAACCGGCGCTTCTTCAATCATAAACATCCAGCCTTTCCTCATCACCAACCGCTCAAGTTCGTTGGCCATAGCGCACAATGGAAATCTAACAAATGATGTTGAATTGCGGCAAAAGCTGGACGAAAATGGTTCGATTTTCCAGACTACTTCAGACACTGAAATAATTCTCCACCTTGCCGCTGTCTCCCGTAAAAAGAGCCGAATGGAACGTATCTGTGAGGCTCTCCAAAAGGTCGAAGGCGCATTTTCGCTTTTGATCCTCACTGAAAACTCGCTCATCGCCGCTCGCGATCCGAATGGATTCAGACCGCTTGCGCTGGGCAAATTCCGTGATGCCTATGTTGTGGCCTCTGAAACATGCGCCTTTGATATTATCGACGCTCAGTATATTCGGGATATCGAGCCGGGCGAAGTGCTCGAAATTACCCACGAGGGACTTCAGTCGCATTTCCCTATGAAAAAGGCCGAGCCATCGGCCTGTATATTCGAGTTCATTTATTTTGCCCGTCCGGATTCTAAAATTTTCGGCGAAAATGTAGACAAAGTCCGCCGAAGACTCGGCCGGCAGCTCGCCAAAGAGCACCCCGTTGACGCCGACATTGTCATCGGAATCCCCGACTCGGCTAACACCGCCACACTTGGATATTCCGAAGAATCAGGTATACCGTTCGAATTGGGTCTTATAAGAAATCACTACGTCGGCCGGACTTTTATTGACCCCCATCAGAAGATTCGCGATCTCGATGTTCGCGTGAAGTTTAATCCCGTCAAAGGCGTTTTGAAAGACAAACGGGTTATTGTTATCGACGATTCTATCGTGCGGGGAACGACATCAAAGAAACTCGTTTCAATGATTCGCGAAGCTGGCGCGAAGGAGATTCATTTCCGCGTCTCATCCCCGCCCATTATTTCACCGTGCTATTTTGGTATCGACATGCCCTCGAAGAGCGAACTTATCGGGGCAAACATGTCTATCGATGAGATCGAAAAATATTTAGGTGTGGACTCGCTTCGCTATCTCTCGCTTGAGGGAATGCTCTCGATGCCGTCACTTCCAAATACGTCATTCTGTCATGGGTGTTTTTCGGGGAATTACCCGGCACCGATCCCGAAGATAAATGGCAAGCATCGACTCGAATAA